The segment TTCCCATTAGCATCTACTAGAATCAGAACATCATCACCTGCTATTTGTCGGGTTAACTTTACTCGCTCACGGTCGAATTCTGGATTCACACCGATTTTAATCTTTACTGCTTTAAACCCTTGTTCCATTGCATACTCGATTTGGTTTGCAAGTTCTTTGGTTGATGATGTTTCACTTAAATAACCGGTAGAGGCATAAGCCATTATTTTATTTCTAGACTGGCCACCTAGTAATTTCGCTATAGGCTTGTTACAAGCCTTGCCAATTATATCCCATAACGCCATATCTATACCGCTTAAGGCGGCTATATGTAATCCTCCATGACCCAAGTGATACAATGAATTCATGCTCTTTTTGAATAATAGCTCCCTATCAAAAGGATCTTTATTAATGAAGAAAGAAGAAACTTGTTTAACATGCTCGACGGAAGGTGAACCTCCTCCCCATGTCTCACCTAGTCCTATAAGGCCTTCGTCAGTTTTTACAATGACAAGTGTTGAACCACGTGATGTTATTAAACCTCGGGACATTCCATACGGTGCGTCGACGTTGTATTTTAAATTTACGACATCAATATTCGTTATCTTCAATTTGACTCACTCCTTTTTTGAATATTCAGAAATAATTAGCTAAAAAAATGAACCAAAAATTATAATGTGTCCATTTGTTTGTTAATGTGTAGTTTCATTAACAATTGTGCTCTTTCGTTGTTTTTATCTTCTATGGCCTTTAATATTTCTTCATGAATCCAAATATAATCTTGTATCTCTTTCTCATCTTGATATACTTTATCTGATAAATTTTCCATCACGGTTTCCCAGAATACTTGATCCATCAACGAAAATATCAATTCCATCGTTTTTTCTAGAACCGTGTTTTGTGTTGCTTTAGCTATGGCAAGATGGAATTCCATATCTGCCTCTCTTGGATCTTGACCTGACAAAATCAATCCTCTTTGTCTCTCAAAAGCACTTCTTAAACGTTTTATATCTTCTTCTGTTCTGTTCTCTGCAGCTAAGTATGCGGCTTTAACCTCAATTGGTTCCCTTACCTCCAAGATATCAATCGGACTTTGATCACTTAAAGCACTGGCTAGCGCTCGAAAGGCATTTTTCTTTGAAGGGACAACCTCGTTTACAAATGTGCCCGCACCATTTTTTGTATAAATGAAATTTGCAGCCTGCAAGGAACTCAATGCTTCTCGAAGTGGTCCTCTGCTTATCCCCATTTTTTCAGCTAGTTCTCTTTCAGATGGTAAGCGTTCGCCTGGTTTATACTCACCATTCCTAATAGATTCAATTAATTTTTGAGCTACCTTAAATGCAAGTCTGTTGCTCGGAATTTGAATATACCCCATATTACTCCTCTCTTTCATACCTTTAATCTGTAATACCAATTTTCTATTACTTTTCAAATATTTCTGTATCTGTAATACCAATTCTAAATGCTGATGAAAGCGTTGTCAACAATAATTTGTATATTTTTTTCAAGAAAGTTACACTACAAACCCTTGATTAACGGCATCGAAGAGCTATCTCAACAAATCCCATTATTATTATCAGTTGTTTAGATTGTTAAAATTAAAAAAACAAAAGCTGATTTCTAAGTACCTGTAATACCAATTTTTATACCGAAAGGCATTAACCTGTAATACCAATCTTATTAACATTAACTTAACCTTATTTATTAATTTTCTCAATCACTTCGGGAGTTTTTCTAACAAGGTTTTCCTAAATAAGTTGAAAAAACATACATATATGTGGATAGTAGGAGCTATATCAAACAAATATAATTACAGAAGTGGAGGGGATGCACAATAAGAAATCTTGTACCCAAACAAAATATCGAACACAGTCTGAGTACAAGTACAACCAACTAAGATTTCACAATATAAAATAATTTTAATTAATTTTATATCTTTCTATCACATCCCGATTCACTTCAATGCCTAAGCCGGGTGCTGAAGGAATATCAACCATACCATTCTTCATACTGATAGAGCCATATATCAAATCCTGTCTAAATGGATGTGAAGATTGATCATATTCTAACATTGGTTCTATTGGTTTCAGACATAATGGCGCTGGTGGTATATTCGCAATGTATTGTAAAGATGCCGCTAATCCAATTCCTGTCCCCCATACATGTGGATTAACCATCATATTCCATGAACTAGCTAGTGCGTTGATTCTTTTACAGGCAGTAAAACCTCCTGAAGATGCCAAGTCTGGTTGGATCACATCTAACGCTTTTTCAGCAATCCAATTTCTAGCACCAATGCTGCCAAAAATATTTTCACCTGCAGCAATAAAAGTTGATGTCAAGCCAATTAGTTGTTTGTAGCCTTCGATATCTTCCGGTGGAAGCGGCTCTTCAAACCAATGTAATTTAGCTGGTTCAATTTCATACAGAACTCTTCTTGCTGTTGCTGCATTAAATGCGCAATTAGCATCTGCCATTAACAATACATTAGGACCAATTGCTTCACGAACAGACAAAATGTAGTCAATGTCTTCTTTCATACCAAAGCCTGTTTTAAGTTTCATCGCATCGAAGCCATTTTCTAAATGCCTATGCGCTTCTTCTATTGCTGTTTCAGGATATTGTTTCCCTTTTATTCGATAAAAGCCAGTTGCGTAAGGTTTTACAGCTTTACGATACGCACCACCTAACAACTGATATGTAGGTTTATCATGAGATTTACCAAGAATATCCCACAGCGCAATGTCAACAGCGCTAATTGCATTTACTGTCGCACCCGCTTGACCATATGGTCGTGTTAGATTATACATCTTATCCCATAGCACTTCTACATCGCTTGGATCCTCTCCGATAAGAATTGGTTTCAGAGCAAACTCTACAATACTAGCAGCTATTTGTGGAGGTTGTAATCCATGACATAGTGACTCACCCCAGCCAATAATTCCCTCATCAGTTAGTATTTCAACTATCATTGTCGTTCTATTTACAGCATAGCCTTGTGAAAATGCAAATGGCTCAGCCAACGGTGCAGATAATACGTGAATATTAAGATCAACTATTTTCATAACATTTCCTTCTTTCTTATATACTCATTATAAGCGCTTTCACTTTTCTATTATTTTAAAAAACTATTATAAATCAACTTTAGCAGATTATAATTCACAAATAAATGTTATTTATTTCATTCTTCTAAATAATATATATTCTTAAAAAACTAAATCCGCAAAAGAACAAGTTAGTACTTTTACGGATCTAAATTTCACTCTTATTTCAAATAACCTATAATAATTAACCAAAATCAAGACAATCATAGTTGGTTTACTTTATTTGAAACTTAAATAATTGATCGTCATTTTCACGTGGGGTCCCTCTACCATCACGATTATTTGTAATAGTAAACAACGCATCCTTTTCAATTAGAACATCCCTAAGTCTTCCTGCATCTTGAAAAAACGTTTCTACTGTACCATTTGTTAAATTATAGCTGCGTATGCTTTCACCACGTAAAGTTGCAATATAAATTTTATTGTCTTTTATTTCAATCCCTGAAGGAGCCCATGTTACTTCACCTGTATGGAAGATGGGGGAAGTCATATTTGCAGCCTGTTGTTCCCCCTCAATTAACGGCCACCCATAATTACCTCCTTTTACAATGAGATTAATTTCATCATGGGCACTTTGGCCATGCTCTGTGCTATAAAAATTCCCTGCATCATCCCAAGCCAAACCCTGTGGATTTCGATGGCCATATGAATATACATATGAATTTTTAAAAGGATTGTCATTTGGGATTGTCCCATCTAACTCCATACGCAAAATTTTACCAGCTAAACTGTTTACATTTTGAGCATTTTCCGGTTGACCCGCATCTCCGACGGTTATATAAAGTTTACGATCGGGTCCAACTTTAACTCGACCTCCATTGTGAATGCTTCCGCCTGGAATTTTATCAAGTAAAACTCGTTGTTCATTCCATGTTTCTTCAGATAATTTTAATACAATTACGCGGTTAAAAGTCCTTCCCTCTTTTTCATATGTATGGTATGCGATTGCCTCTTTAGAAACTGGAAAATCAGGAGCTAGTATAAAACCTAGTAGCCCTCCTTCCCCTAAATGGAGAACTTCTCTTGACACAACAACGTTTTGAACTGTTTTTGTGCCAGTGCTACCATCTACTTTAATTACTGAACCGGAACGTTGGCTTAAATAAAAGATCTGGTCATGCTTGGTTATATTCCAAGGAATATTTAAATCCGTTGCCAATACCTCTACCGGTTGTGTATTTACTTCTATAGCATTTATTTCTTCATTGTACTTAGTTTGTTTAGAACCATTTGAAGTGCATGCTCCTATAAAAAAAACTAAAATGACTATCCACAATAAATTCTTCACTTCAATCCCTCCATATTCGCCAACAGTTTAACCATAATTGCTCCTGGATAAAAGTTCTTAAACATCCCTAAGCAATTCAACATTTTACTTCAATGTTTATTGAAGAGGAAACATTGACCATAATGAAATAATGTAAATTAAAACTTTCTTAACAAAATAGTTTGTTAAATAAATATTATCCTTGCAGGAGAATGAACCAAAATGTCCATCCAATTAATTGAGATTTATTCGTCTAAATTAGATCTAGAGGATTTACATAGAGCTCTTAGTCAATTTCCAATCATTTATGATTGGATTACTAATGAAAAGGAGGATCGCACCTTATTAAAGATTTTTGTAAAGGGGGAACATACAGAAGAAGTGCTCAATTATTTAGAAACGATATCCTCTAAACAACCTAATATTCATGTTTTTTTATACGAAGTTAAAACATATATACCTGATTTAAATGAATGGAAGATTACTTATAACAAGAAAAAAACTCAAGAAAATGACAAAACAAAAGAATTCGTGCGTGCAAGTAGGCATGAATTATACTCTATTGTTAAAACATCCTCAGAAACAAGTATAAGTTTTACATGGTTTATAATTTTATCTACCATTGTTGCTATTGTCGGGATTATTAAAAACAGCTCTGCTATTGTAATTGGTGCGATGGTGATTGCACCTTTAATCGGGCCCTTTATCGCCACGGCCTTTGCAAGTGTATTAGGTGATTATAGACTGCTTTATAAATCCTTGTTAACTTCGCTTTATGGACTATCAATCCCATTTTTTATAGCAGCGATTTTTGGACTCTTTTTCCCACTTCCTATTCATAGCACGGAGTTCTTATCAAGAACAAATATTATATTTGTTGACATTATTGCTGCACTGGCTTCCGGAGCTGCAGGAGCTATTTCTTTTGTTAAACAATTACATGGAACACTTGTAGGTGTAATGGTTTCAATTGCACTTTTACCACCAACCATCGTTTTTGGAATGATAGTTGGTGCTGCACAATGGAAAGAGACTGTTACTCCATTACTTCTATTACTAATAAATATAAACTCGATTATTTTTTCGGCGATCGCAGTATTTTGGTTAAGCGGAATACAGCCTATTAAATGGAAGGAAATAAAAGATGCAAATATTTCAAAAAAATATTCCTTATTATTTTCAAGTATAATAATCATTTTCCTCGCTATCGCTATATACTTGGTACAATTTTAGCTCTTAAATATTTTCTATCTTGTTTTACTTCCGTATTACTGTATATCAAAAACTTTATGTATAAAACAACAGGTTGCTTATCAAACTTATGGTAATACCAAAAATTAGCGAGTGATTATATGCAATTACTTTTATTTCTTAATTTAACCATTATTGTTTTAATAGCATTCTTTTCTACGCACAAAAATCTTAATATCCTTGAAAACATATTTCTCTTCTTGTTTATCGAGTTGATATTTAATAGCTATATCGCCGTGTTATATATTAATTTTAGCAATTGGGAAATAGGAGCCAGCAAAGATAGTACTATAATCTTTCGTTTGTGGGAGCTTGTACTCGTACCACTTTTATATGTATGGTACTTCAATTTTGTAGCTACCTTTAAAAGAAAATTTGTAAAATTGTACATCACACTGTTTTTTATAGGAAGTATATATATGCTTGAACTTTTATTAGCTAGATTAAAAGTAATCACATACAAAAATTGGCAACCCGAATTATCAATACTTTGTATTAGCCTAATCCTTCTGCTTACTTATTTTTTAAAACATCTTTTTCACAATCGTCTACGAAATGAGGGCATAGCAAGCTAATGCTTTTACCACAGAATTTTGACAAAAATGAATGGTTTATTATAATTGGCTTACTTGTATCATATACACTAATTTTACGAATGCCAAAAAAACTTCCTATTAGTATCACAATTCTTATTATGCTGTTTTCTGCTACTATTGCAAGAATGGCAGACCATCTATTAGCAGCACCGAACATTGACCTATATGATATTACAGATACAGGAAAATATGAATTATTCGACTTCCTAACATACATGTTGTACGGGCCATTTGCTTATCTTTTTGTTTATATATACGTCTTACTATCTATTAAAGGAATAGGCAATCTCCTCTATATAATAACTTGGTCTCTTTTAGCAACGCTATTCGAAGGTATTACAGCCTTATTTGATATTTTTAACTACAAGAATTGGGAGTTATCTTATTCTTTTACCGCATATTTAATGATCCAATCCTATACACTGCTTTTTTATAAATATATAAGTAAAAAATACACACTACTTCATGAATCTAAGAAAAATGTTTAATAAACCCTGTACTTTTAAAATTCATTAAATCCACACAATGGTTATAGAATTTGATGTATGGGGCAAACTAGTATGTATATATCTATAGGAAAGAAGTTGGAGAGTTACATGCAAATAGTAAAGAATTCAATGTACGAGATTGGTTTATTGTTGGAAAATTATCTAGAAAAGGAAATGACAGATTCTCTTGGGCACCGTGTATATGAAATTACACTATTGCTACATGAACATCGAGACGCTTAAAGGATAAATAGAATACAATTCTACGTTACGATATACTTAGCAATAAGAAAAAGGGCAGTTACTATAACTGCTCCTTTTTCATGATGACCGCTGTCCCCTCAATTACCATTTTATCGTTTTGATTATACGCATTTGTCTGTAGAGTTAGAATGCTTTTACCCTCATGCTTTTCGATTACTTCTCCCACTATTTTAATGGTATCTCCAATTCGAACAGGTGCCGTAAACTTACAGCTCTGTGATAAATAGATTACATTCCTTCCGGGAAAAACCGTACCAAGTAGGGTAGAAATAAAACCGGCGGTTAACATACCATGAGCGATTCTGCCCTTAAACATCGTTTTAGCTGCATAATCATCATCAATATGAATAGGATTTACATCCCCAGTTAGAGTAGCAAAATCAAGAATATCCTTTTCAGTTACTATTCTCTTAAATATTGCTTGCTCACCAATGGAAATATCTTCAAACGGCCGATTTAATACTTTTCTTGACTTTTCAAGTAATTCAGAGTGTTGGGATTGCAATCCTTCCACCTCCAATAATTGCTTTCATTTAGATTGAGCTTTCTTAGAAGTCTGTTTTGTTTGCCCCTCTACCATTTCTAACCATTTTTTTTGCGACTCCTTCACTTGTGCCATCATGTTTTCAATAAATACTTTTGATTCAGCTTGAACTTTAGACTGTTCAGCAAATGAATTTTTCGCTAATTCGCATATTCTATGTTGAGATTGTTCCATCATTGTTAACATTGCTTTACTTGGCGTAATAGAAAGTTGCTGTGTCTTATTAAAGATTTCTGTTATTTTCTCATTCCATTTACCAAAAAAACGTGCAGCATCTTCATTATATAAGACCTTATTTTCATTAAATGCATGTACATATTCATTTATTGAATTTTTCATTTCCTCTTCCGCTTTATTAAGATTAACGGTTACTGCAGCAAACATATCTTGTTGTTTTTTTAAATTTTCTAATGAAAGTTTTCCAAACTCTTGCCCTTGATCATAAGCCTTTTGAACTCCATTTTCCCAATTCTCCCAAACTATATTCATAAATTTAGTACTTTGTTCCATTGTACTTGTAAACATGTTCACTCCTCCTTAATAATTATAAAAACTAATTTTATATGTGGCTGCAGATTTCTCGGCAGTTTCACTTTTCTTCAGGCTCATCTTCCCCGCGCTTTTGGATCGGTGGCATAAACATGTTTGTATACATATTAAAAAAGCTATCAAGCATGGTTTGGTATTGTTCAAGTGAGTTAGCCCATAAATCTAAATACTGTTCGCCAGCATGTGTTAACGAATAGATGCGTTTTGCAGGACCACCACTAGATGTATCCCATTCAGATTTTACTAAATCATCCTTCTCAAGCTGTCTAAGCGCTCTGTAGACATTACCTTGGTCGATCGAAGAGAACCCAAATTGAGTAAGCTGTTGAATTAACTTATATCCGTGTAAGCTAAATCCTCCTCGCAAACTTAACAGTAAAAATGGAATCATAAAATTTTTGGGCGAACTTCCAATAGTTTTTTCAACATCTCTATTTTCTGATTTTTTTTTATCTGTCATATGAATCACCTAACTACATTTTTCTTATATGTGTAATTTACACCTATATGGAATTTTTGTCAATTAGTGGTAATAAAAACATTTCGACAAAAGTGATAAAATCGACACTTCATGCAAAACATGTAGAATTTTGTTAGAATTTTTAGAACAATTTAAATTGTTTTTAATGCAAATGATCTTTAAACTACAATTTGACAAGAAAAATATGGAAAGGAGATTCGAACATTGTCTAATCAAAAAACGTTTGACCCATTTTCAATGTGGCAGGACTATTACAAAAATGCAGAAAATTATTGGGGGAAGACAATTAACGAAAAAATTGGAACAGAAGAATTTTCCGAATGGTTGGGTAAAGTTTTAGAAGGTAATTTACTTTATAAGCAAATGAATGATAAGACTACCAAACACTATCTAGAACAAATGAATCTACCATCTCGCGAAGATTTATCTAACCTTTCATCACTAATTGTCAATCTCGATACAAAAGTTGATGATCTAGAAGAGCAATTAGAAGCAAATCTCGAAAATCAGCTTTCACCAGATGTTGTGAAAAAAGATCTTACAGCTTTAAAGAAAGAAGTTAAAGAGATTGGCAGTAAATTAGACGAAGTTCTGCAATTTATTAGAGAAAGCCAAAAAAATACTGCTTCAACAAAGAGTACTACTGAAAACAGCAATTAACCTTTCAATGCAAAGTAATATTAAAACAGAAGAAAAATAAAAATAATTCAGGGAGTGTGTGGGAATATGACTACTAATCTACAAGGTAAAGTTGCGATTATCACTGGGGGAGCTGTAGGTATCGGAGCAGCTATTACTAGAGAATTAGCTCAAAACGGGGTAAAGATTGTAATCAACTATAATAGCAGTAGCCAAGCTGCTGAAAAATTAGTTGCATCTATTCAAGAAAACGGTGGAACAGTAATTGCTGTCCAAGCGGATGTTTCAAAATCTACAGAAGCTACTAAACTTATAAATGCGGCTGTTGATACATATGGCCAGTTAGATATTTTAGTTAATAATGCAGGAATTACAAGAGATCGTTCATTTAAAAAGCTTTCAGAAGATGATTGGAGATCGGTGATTGATGTTAATTTAAATAGTTTATATAATACAACATCCGCAGCATTAGAACCAATTACTAAATCTGAAGCTGGTAGAATCATTAATATTGCATCTGTTATTGGCCAATCAGGTGCATTCGGGCAAACAAATTACTCTGCTGCAAAAGCTGGTATTATTGGTTTTACAAAATCTCTTGCTCTTGAATTAGCTAGAACAAGCGTAACTGTCAATGCAGTTTGTCCTGGGTTCATAGAAACAAGTATGGTTTTAGAAATCCCAGAGGAAATACGTGATCAAATTCGTGCAAAGGTTCCTCAAAAACGATTTGGCCACCCAGAAGAGATTGCAAAAGGTGTACTATTCCTATGTAAAGATGGAGCTTATATTACTGGTCAGCAATTAAATATCAACGGCGGATTATACATGTAATTACTCTAGTTAAAAGGTGGGAACAGGGATGATCATGGAAAAACAACTCGATGATCTTGTAGAGTTAATGCCAGAGGAGGCTAAGAAATCGTATCGTCGTTTCAAACGAACTATGCAAGTATTAACAACAGAACCAGAACCAGAAGTCGGATTAACTCCAAAAGAGGTGATCTGGACGAAAAATAAAGCAAAATTATACCGATACATTTCAGAAAAGCCTAAAAAATATAAAACACCCCTATTAATGGTGTATGCTTTAATAAACAAGCCTTATATTCTTGATATTACGAAAGGTTTTAGTCTTGTAGAATACCTTCTTGATCAAGGTTTTGATGTATATATGCTAGATTGGGGTACTCCAGGCTACGAGGATCGTCATATGAAGTTGGATGATTTTATCTTAGACTATATTCCTCGTGCTGTAAAAAAGGTTATTCGTACTTCTAGTGCAAATGATATATCAGTTTTAGGTTATTGTATGGGTGGAACAATGACTTCAATCTTTGCCTCCCTACATCCTGAACTGCCCATTAAAAACCTAGTGTTCATGACAAGCCCGTTTGACTTTGAAGATACTGGATTATACGGTAATTTCCTTGACGAGCGCTATTTTGATGTTGATAATGTCGTAGAAACACTTGGCAACGTGCCGCCTGAAATGATTGATTTTGGTAATAAAATGCTTGATCCGCTTTC is part of the Bacillus sp. Marseille-P3661 genome and harbors:
- a CDS encoding PQQ-dependent sugar dehydrogenase, coding for MKNLLWIVILVFFIGACTSNGSKQTKYNEEINAIEVNTQPVEVLATDLNIPWNITKHDQIFYLSQRSGSVIKVDGSTGTKTVQNVVVSREVLHLGEGGLLGFILAPDFPVSKEAIAYHTYEKEGRTFNRVIVLKLSEETWNEQRVLLDKIPGGSIHNGGRVKVGPDRKLYITVGDAGQPENAQNVNSLAGKILRMELDGTIPNDNPFKNSYVYSYGHRNPQGLAWDDAGNFYSTEHGQSAHDEINLIVKGGNYGWPLIEGEQQAANMTSPIFHTGEVTWAPSGIEIKDNKIYIATLRGESIRSYNLTNGTVETFFQDAGRLRDVLIEKDALFTITNNRDGRGTPRENDDQLFKFQIK
- a CDS encoding TIGR00341 family protein translates to MSIQLIEIYSSKLDLEDLHRALSQFPIIYDWITNEKEDRTLLKIFVKGEHTEEVLNYLETISSKQPNIHVFLYEVKTYIPDLNEWKITYNKKKTQENDKTKEFVRASRHELYSIVKTSSETSISFTWFIILSTIVAIVGIIKNSSAIVIGAMVIAPLIGPFIATAFASVLGDYRLLYKSLLTSLYGLSIPFFIAAIFGLFFPLPIHSTEFLSRTNIIFVDIIAALASGAAGAISFVKQLHGTLVGVMVSIALLPPTIVFGMIVGAAQWKETVTPLLLLLININSIIFSAIAVFWLSGIQPIKWKEIKDANISKKYSLLFSSIIIIFLAIAIYLVQF
- the phaQ gene encoding poly-beta-hydroxybutyrate-responsive repressor, producing MTDKKKSENRDVEKTIGSSPKNFMIPFLLLSLRGGFSLHGYKLIQQLTQFGFSSIDQGNVYRALRQLEKDDLVKSEWDTSSGGPAKRIYSLTHAGEQYLDLWANSLEQYQTMLDSFFNMYTNMFMPPIQKRGEDEPEEK
- the phaR gene encoding polyhydroxyalkanoic acid synthase subunit PhaR; this translates as MSNQKTFDPFSMWQDYYKNAENYWGKTINEKIGTEEFSEWLGKVLEGNLLYKQMNDKTTKHYLEQMNLPSREDLSNLSSLIVNLDTKVDDLEEQLEANLENQLSPDVVKKDLTALKKEVKEIGSKLDEVLQFIRESQKNTASTKSTTENSN
- a CDS encoding mandelate racemase/muconate lactonizing enzyme family protein, giving the protein MKIVDLNIHVLSAPLAEPFAFSQGYAVNRTTMIVEILTDEGIIGWGESLCHGLQPPQIAASIVEFALKPILIGEDPSDVEVLWDKMYNLTRPYGQAGATVNAISAVDIALWDILGKSHDKPTYQLLGGAYRKAVKPYATGFYRIKGKQYPETAIEEAHRHLENGFDAMKLKTGFGMKEDIDYILSVREAIGPNVLLMADANCAFNAATARRVLYEIEPAKLHWFEEPLPPEDIEGYKQLIGLTSTFIAAGENIFGSIGARNWIAEKALDVIQPDLASSGGFTACKRINALASSWNMMVNPHVWGTGIGLAASLQYIANIPPAPLCLKPIEPMLEYDQSSHPFRQDLIYGSISMKNGMVDIPSAPGLGIEVNRDVIERYKIN
- the phaC gene encoding class III poly(R)-hydroxyalkanoic acid synthase subunit PhaC, which translates into the protein MIMEKQLDDLVELMPEEAKKSYRRFKRTMQVLTTEPEPEVGLTPKEVIWTKNKAKLYRYISEKPKKYKTPLLMVYALINKPYILDITKGFSLVEYLLDQGFDVYMLDWGTPGYEDRHMKLDDFILDYIPRAVKKVIRTSSANDISVLGYCMGGTMTSIFASLHPELPIKNLVFMTSPFDFEDTGLYGNFLDERYFDVDNVVETLGNVPPEMIDFGNKMLDPLSNFYGPYVTLYDRSDNPKFVESWKLMQKWLSDGIPFPGEAYRQWIREFYQQNKLIKDKLTIRGRQVDLGAIKANVLNIAGERDVIAMPHQAEALMEKISSTDKEYICVPTGHVSVTFGPKALQITFPKISEWLAKRSK
- a CDS encoding FadR/GntR family transcriptional regulator is translated as MGYIQIPSNRLAFKVAQKLIESIRNGEYKPGERLPSERELAEKMGISRGPLREALSSLQAANFIYTKNGAGTFVNEVVPSKKNAFRALASALSDQSPIDILEVREPIEVKAAYLAAENRTEEDIKRLRSAFERQRGLILSGQDPREADMEFHLAIAKATQNTVLEKTMELIFSLMDQVFWETVMENLSDKVYQDEKEIQDYIWIHEEILKAIEDKNNERAQLLMKLHINKQMDTL
- a CDS encoding MaoC family dehydratase — translated: MQSQHSELLEKSRKVLNRPFEDISIGEQAIFKRIVTEKDILDFATLTGDVNPIHIDDDYAAKTMFKGRIAHGMLTAGFISTLLGTVFPGRNVIYLSQSCKFTAPVRIGDTIKIVGEVIEKHEGKSILTLQTNAYNQNDKMVIEGTAVIMKKEQL
- a CDS encoding mandelate racemase/muconate lactonizing enzyme family protein, giving the protein MKITNIDVVNLKYNVDAPYGMSRGLITSRGSTLVIVKTDEGLIGLGETWGGGSPSVEHVKQVSSFFINKDPFDRELLFKKSMNSLYHLGHGGLHIAALSGIDMALWDIIGKACNKPIAKLLGGQSRNKIMAYASTGYLSETSSTKELANQIEYAMEQGFKAVKIKIGVNPEFDRERVKLTRQIAGDDVLILVDANGNYKRDSALKCAKLIEDFNIHWFEEPVSPEDIEGFRYLKDRTDIPIASGEALFTRYGFREYFEKGLLDYVQPDISKCGGITEALAITTLAQTYNLNVSAHVWGTAIGVAAAMQFMSYLPSHPHTLNEPSPILFEYDTSNNPLRTDIVHENIIVKDGFIEVLEGSGLGITLNNELINKYATEGSILAF
- a CDS encoding 3-oxoacyl-ACP reductase, coding for MTTNLQGKVAIITGGAVGIGAAITRELAQNGVKIVINYNSSSQAAEKLVASIQENGGTVIAVQADVSKSTEATKLINAAVDTYGQLDILVNNAGITRDRSFKKLSEDDWRSVIDVNLNSLYNTTSAALEPITKSEAGRIINIASVIGQSGAFGQTNYSAAKAGIIGFTKSLALELARTSVTVNAVCPGFIETSMVLEIPEEIRDQIRAKVPQKRFGHPEEIAKGVLFLCKDGAYITGQQLNINGGLYM